A single window of Nicotiana tomentosiformis chromosome 1, ASM39032v3, whole genome shotgun sequence DNA harbors:
- the LOC138904170 gene encoding uncharacterized protein yields MQATGSGGANQASGSRSTARFYAMRHKNDQDGPDVVVDKFYLFGISVVTLFDPGTSHSYVCLSLAFPDTVKSVRLDFDVLATSPLGHQVVVNRIYQDCPFMIQNLVFPAYLLEMPFQDYDVIVGMGWLHRYHALVDYRLKQVTFRTPAYSHIVVQGETSLTSNIIFVVLARKMICQGCDAYLAHTIDIRLGSPSLKDIPIVCDFPDDLHGLPPEREIEFPKELVPGTTPISHSL; encoded by the coding sequence ATGCAAGCAACGGGTTCGGGTGGAGCTAATCAGGCTAGTGGATCGAGATCTACTGCAcgattctatgctatgagacATAAGAATGACCAAGATGGCCCGGACGTGGTTGTTGATAAATTTTACTTATTTGGCATATCTGTTGTTACATTATTTGATCCTGGAACTTCGCACTCTTATGTTTGCTTATCACTTGCATTTCCTGATACTGTTAAATCTGTGAGACTTGACTTTGATGTGCTGGCCACGAGTCCATTAGGTCATCAGGTTGTTGTTAACAGGATTTACCAAGATTGTCCATTCATGATTCAAAATCTGGTCTTCCCTGCATACTTGCTTGAAATGCCCTTCCAAGATTATGATGTTATTGTTGGTATGGGCTGGCTCCATAGGTACCATGCATTGGTTGATTATAGGTTGAAGCAAGTGACTTTTAGAACTCCTGCATATTCACACATAGTAGTTCAAGGAGAAACATCATTGACAtctaatattatttttgtggtcTTGGCAAGGAAGATGATTTGTCAAGGTTGTGATGCCTATCTTGCTCATACAATCGATATACGATTGGGGAGTCCAAGTCTTAAGGACATACCAATTGTGTGCGACTTTCCTGATGATCTTCATGGGTTACCTCCAGAAAGGGAGATTGAATTTCCTAAAGAGCTTGTCCCCGGAACTACTCCTATTTCTCActccttatag